One Setaria italica strain Yugu1 chromosome I, Setaria_italica_v2.0, whole genome shotgun sequence DNA window includes the following coding sequences:
- the LOC101752732 gene encoding uncharacterized protein LOC101752732 isoform X2 — translation MAECSLATLRGQCRGRWTQSNSKLYPSSVSIGMPKRNYDHKIHLPFQSNAAREPKSAASSHFGFHGRGHRVETSVECFRLQSLMDSESMVSPSLMLISDEALLTISMIFAYLAGVVPSGNTSPRARNQGVNQHITEPSSSDSGRDMWSEVRAKLSEALQANVQDASLDSREDELMSDRKNYPLSMLAIHGGPRLRLLLITFQLLEMEVRNISGSSEIVDGIRWLQVSTALIDGLIEPAFVKWIEEEQALENGQINEKLMKMISSKIREDDRIFKRFNRFGKSELYLDLIFFLRFGSARSDSCFDAKFLAEHGARILEDLVISLADVIASIYLELMSVDGDMSTEVVSSSLALCSLSTRELQKLRNEVAINWWLHQYFESVVSMYEDRFELYVLCRKQGEKPADNQAKRTNWRLAFRKPSAPALLDYVNISPFSLPARRTKELRALTGWRYYISLFLELSDIAMPFVRAAVSKVSAAVSYFWVSMIGRSLGLIFSGIRQSLGWI, via the exons ATGGCCGAGTGTTCCTTGGCGACACTGAGAGGTCAGTGTCGAGGGAGATGGACTCAGTCCAACAGCAAGCTGTACCCAAGTAGTGTTTCGATTGGAATGCCGAAGAG gaattacgaCCACAAGATTCACCTTCCCTTCCAGTCCAATGCAGCAAGGGAACCGAAAAGTGCTGCATCTTCTCACTTTGGTTTTCATGGCAGGGGTCACAGGGTGGAAACTTCAGTTGAATGTTTTCGCTTGCAGTCGCTGATGGATTCTGAGAGCATGGTTTCACCAAGTTTAATGCTGATTTCGGATGAAGCTCTTCTCACTATCAGCATGATTTTTGCGTATTTGGCTGGAGTTGTACCTTCTGGGAACACATCTCCTCGTGCCAGAAATCAGGGTGTTAATCAACATATTACAGAGCCAAGCTCCTCTGATTCTGGTAG GGATATGTGGAGTGAAGTGAGAGCTAAACTTTCTGAAGCTTTACAAGCAAATGTTCAAGATGCAAGTTTGGATAGCAGAGAGGATGAACTCATGAGTGATAGGAAAAACTATCCTTTGAGTATGCTTGCCATTCATGGTGGTCCCAGGTTGCGGCTTCTTCTGATCACATTTCAGCTCCTGGAAATGGAG GTAAGAAATATCTCAGGAAGTTCTGAAATTGTCGATGGAATCAGGTGGTTGCAAGTATCAACTGCCTTGATAGATGGTTTGATTGAACCAGCATTTGTGAAATGGATTGAAGAAGAACAGGCCTTGGAAAATGGCCAAATCAATGAA AAACTTATGAAGATGATAAGCAGCAAAATAAGGGAGGACGATAGGATCTTCAAGAGGTTTAACAGATTTGGGAAATCTGAACTCTATTTGGATCTGATCTTTTTCCTAAGATTTGGTTCTGCAAG GTCCGACAGCTGTTTTGATGCTAAATTTCTTGCTGAACATGGAGCACGAATTTTGGAGGACCTGGTTATTTCCTTAGCTGATGTGATTGCTAGCATTTATCTGGAGCTTATGTCAGTTGATGGTGATATGTCTACTGAAGTTGTTAGTTCCAGCTTAGCTCTATGTTCTCTGTCAACCAGGGAACTTCAAAAGCTGCGCAATGAG GTGGCGATTAATTGGTGGTTGCACCAATACTTCGAGTCAGTTGTTTCAATGTACGAAGACAGGTTTGAGCTATATGTTCTATGCAGAAAACAAGGTGAAAAACCAGCAGATAATCAAGCTAAGAGGACAAATTGGAGGCTTGCATTCAGAAAGCCTAGTGCGCCTGCTCTTCTGGATTATGTTAACATCAGTCCATTTTCCCTTCCAGCAAGAAGGACGAAGGAATTAAGAGCTTTAACTGGATG GAGGTATTACATCAGCCTGTTCTTAGAGTTGTCAGATATTGCAATGCCTTTCGTAAGGGCTGCTGTCAGCAAAGTGAGCGCAGCAGTGTCCTACTTCTGGGTGTCCATGATTGGAAGATCATTGGGACTGATTTTCTCAGGGATTAGACAGTCACTTGGCTGGATATGA
- the LOC101752732 gene encoding uncharacterized protein LOC101752732 isoform X1, with product MAECSLATLRGQCRGRWTQSNSKLYPSSVSIGMPKRNYDHKIHLPFQSNAAREPKSAASSHFGFHGRGHRVETSVECFRLQSLMDSESMVSPSLMLISDEALLTISMIFAYLAGVVPSGNTSPRARNQGVNQHITEPSSSDSGRNAGLDPRDMWSEVRAKLSEALQANVQDASLDSREDELMSDRKNYPLSMLAIHGGPRLRLLLITFQLLEMEVRNISGSSEIVDGIRWLQVSTALIDGLIEPAFVKWIEEEQALENGQINEKLMKMISSKIREDDRIFKRFNRFGKSELYLDLIFFLRFGSARSDSCFDAKFLAEHGARILEDLVISLADVIASIYLELMSVDGDMSTEVVSSSLALCSLSTRELQKLRNEVAINWWLHQYFESVVSMYEDRFELYVLCRKQGEKPADNQAKRTNWRLAFRKPSAPALLDYVNISPFSLPARRTKELRALTGWRYYISLFLELSDIAMPFVRAAVSKVSAAVSYFWVSMIGRSLGLIFSGIRQSLGWI from the exons ATGGCCGAGTGTTCCTTGGCGACACTGAGAGGTCAGTGTCGAGGGAGATGGACTCAGTCCAACAGCAAGCTGTACCCAAGTAGTGTTTCGATTGGAATGCCGAAGAG gaattacgaCCACAAGATTCACCTTCCCTTCCAGTCCAATGCAGCAAGGGAACCGAAAAGTGCTGCATCTTCTCACTTTGGTTTTCATGGCAGGGGTCACAGGGTGGAAACTTCAGTTGAATGTTTTCGCTTGCAGTCGCTGATGGATTCTGAGAGCATGGTTTCACCAAGTTTAATGCTGATTTCGGATGAAGCTCTTCTCACTATCAGCATGATTTTTGCGTATTTGGCTGGAGTTGTACCTTCTGGGAACACATCTCCTCGTGCCAGAAATCAGGGTGTTAATCAACATATTACAGAGCCAAGCTCCTCTGATTCTGGTAG GAATGCTGGGCTTGACCCCAGGGATATGTGGAGTGAAGTGAGAGCTAAACTTTCTGAAGCTTTACAAGCAAATGTTCAAGATGCAAGTTTGGATAGCAGAGAGGATGAACTCATGAGTGATAGGAAAAACTATCCTTTGAGTATGCTTGCCATTCATGGTGGTCCCAGGTTGCGGCTTCTTCTGATCACATTTCAGCTCCTGGAAATGGAG GTAAGAAATATCTCAGGAAGTTCTGAAATTGTCGATGGAATCAGGTGGTTGCAAGTATCAACTGCCTTGATAGATGGTTTGATTGAACCAGCATTTGTGAAATGGATTGAAGAAGAACAGGCCTTGGAAAATGGCCAAATCAATGAA AAACTTATGAAGATGATAAGCAGCAAAATAAGGGAGGACGATAGGATCTTCAAGAGGTTTAACAGATTTGGGAAATCTGAACTCTATTTGGATCTGATCTTTTTCCTAAGATTTGGTTCTGCAAG GTCCGACAGCTGTTTTGATGCTAAATTTCTTGCTGAACATGGAGCACGAATTTTGGAGGACCTGGTTATTTCCTTAGCTGATGTGATTGCTAGCATTTATCTGGAGCTTATGTCAGTTGATGGTGATATGTCTACTGAAGTTGTTAGTTCCAGCTTAGCTCTATGTTCTCTGTCAACCAGGGAACTTCAAAAGCTGCGCAATGAG GTGGCGATTAATTGGTGGTTGCACCAATACTTCGAGTCAGTTGTTTCAATGTACGAAGACAGGTTTGAGCTATATGTTCTATGCAGAAAACAAGGTGAAAAACCAGCAGATAATCAAGCTAAGAGGACAAATTGGAGGCTTGCATTCAGAAAGCCTAGTGCGCCTGCTCTTCTGGATTATGTTAACATCAGTCCATTTTCCCTTCCAGCAAGAAGGACGAAGGAATTAAGAGCTTTAACTGGATG GAGGTATTACATCAGCCTGTTCTTAGAGTTGTCAGATATTGCAATGCCTTTCGTAAGGGCTGCTGTCAGCAAAGTGAGCGCAGCAGTGTCCTACTTCTGGGTGTCCATGATTGGAAGATCATTGGGACTGATTTTCTCAGGGATTAGACAGTCACTTGGCTGGATATGA